The nucleotide window GGCCTAAAGGCCGATACCCATTTTCCCATAGAAATGCTAAAGTGGTAACCGTTGGAGAAAAATATCGTTTTTCCGGGAAAGAGGGAGAAAAATCCGTGTTTATGACGCCGGCCCTGTACGTCCTGGAGAAGGCCCTGGACGCGGCGACCTTGCGCCAGCGGGTCATCGCCCACAACGTGGCCAACGTTAACACGCCGGGCTTCAAGCGTTCTGACGTTTCCTTTGAAGAAAAGCTCGCCCGGGCTCTGGGAGTGGAGCCCGGGGTGGAGCTCTACCGCACCCATCCCGGCCACCTGCCGGCGGGAGGGCTGGAGCTTACGCCGGAAGTGGTCCCGGACAACAGCACCACCATGCGCCAGGACGGCAACAACGTGGACATCGACCGGGAAATGGTCGACTTGGTCCAGAACAGCTTAAACTTTAACTTTGCCGTCCAGCAGTTGAACGGCCGGCTGGCCATGCTGCGCTATGTGATTAACGAAGGGAGGCGGTAAGGGTGGAATTATTGCCGGCCCTGGCTATCAGCGCTTCCGGTTTGACGGCCGAGCGCCTGCGCCTGGATATTATTGCCAACAACCTGGCCAATATCAATACCACCAGGACACCT belongs to Moorella humiferrea and includes:
- the flgB gene encoding flagellar basal body rod protein FlgB — translated: MTPALYVLEKALDAATLRQRVIAHNVANVNTPGFKRSDVSFEEKLARALGVEPGVELYRTHPGHLPAGGLELTPEVVPDNSTTMRQDGNNVDIDREMVDLVQNSLNFNFAVQQLNGRLAMLRYVINEGRR